A single window of Trueperaceae bacterium DNA harbors:
- a CDS encoding ABC transporter substrate-binding protein codes for MVRPVRGLQVLLPGTRARLLAAFWALTLAVGVVGGLGQAQGADQRPDLRIRLQFARPGGVYDPAYWRYTSDGWVYPAIFNQLVRKVPGTGGDLEPDLAESWEVSEDGTTYTFHLRQGVQFQRGYGEMTADDVVFSIQRQMDDPEATFHSIYANVSEVAAVDDRTVRITLAEAQPSFLLAVLTNPNGAGFIVSRRAVEELGLEEFARHPVGTGPYALEEVTPTDEVVLASHDEYFGGTPSARSITFVHVAEEAVAAAALERGELQAIYTRGNPEVAQELLNSSDIEAQTVVEYYNIMHIAFSPNFEPVQDVRVRQALAYALDKSVIPLLLPGLDEPADVLRPSQLPGGTDDVPTYEYDPDRARSLLSEAGQEDLAFTLMFQTREPEATIAQWLADSWEAVGVSVTLEGAEATTAHDMRTSGDFEVTFSATSRAGDPDYFFTDVLHSSSTGGAGSNFSGYSAADDLIEEARYELDPQRRQELYEEIQRQVMEDLPVIPLLYRAYVAAWREPIVSLVPDSTIQFWPDTIEVASGSP; via the coding sequence ATGGTTCGACCGGTACGCGGGCTGCAGGTCCTTCTCCCCGGTACGCGCGCGAGGCTGCTCGCGGCGTTCTGGGCCCTGACGCTGGCCGTTGGGGTCGTCGGCGGCCTCGGCCAGGCGCAGGGGGCGGACCAGCGGCCTGATCTGCGCATCAGGCTGCAGTTCGCCAGGCCGGGCGGCGTCTACGACCCGGCCTACTGGCGCTACACCTCCGACGGCTGGGTCTACCCGGCGATCTTCAACCAGCTGGTGCGCAAGGTGCCCGGCACGGGCGGCGACCTCGAGCCGGACCTGGCCGAGAGCTGGGAGGTCTCCGAGGACGGCACGACGTACACCTTCCACCTGCGGCAGGGGGTGCAGTTCCAGCGCGGCTACGGGGAGATGACCGCCGACGACGTCGTCTTCTCGATCCAGCGGCAGATGGACGACCCGGAGGCCACCTTCCACTCGATCTACGCCAACGTCAGCGAGGTCGCGGCGGTCGACGACCGCACGGTGCGGATCACGCTCGCCGAGGCGCAGCCCTCGTTCCTGCTGGCCGTGCTCACCAACCCCAACGGCGCCGGGTTCATCGTCTCGCGCCGCGCGGTCGAGGAGCTCGGCCTCGAGGAGTTCGCCCGGCACCCCGTCGGGACGGGCCCTTACGCGCTCGAGGAGGTCACGCCGACCGACGAGGTCGTCCTCGCGAGCCACGACGAGTACTTCGGCGGCACCCCGAGCGCGCGCAGCATCACCTTCGTGCACGTGGCCGAGGAGGCGGTGGCGGCGGCCGCGCTGGAGCGGGGCGAGCTCCAGGCCATCTACACGCGAGGGAACCCCGAGGTCGCCCAGGAGCTGCTCAACTCCTCCGACATCGAGGCCCAGACGGTCGTCGAGTACTACAACATCATGCACATCGCCTTCAGCCCGAACTTCGAGCCCGTGCAGGACGTGCGGGTCAGGCAGGCGCTCGCCTACGCCCTCGACAAGAGCGTGATCCCGCTGCTGCTGCCTGGGCTCGACGAGCCCGCCGACGTGCTGCGCCCCTCGCAGCTCCCGGGCGGCACCGACGACGTGCCCACCTACGAGTACGACCCCGATCGCGCCCGCAGTCTGCTGAGCGAGGCGGGCCAGGAGGACCTGGCGTTCACGCTGATGTTCCAGACGCGCGAGCCGGAGGCGACCATCGCGCAGTGGCTGGCCGACAGCTGGGAGGCCGTGGGGGTCAGCGTGACGCTCGAGGGCGCCGAGGCCACGACGGCCCACGACATGCGCACCTCGGGCGACTTCGAGGTGACCTTCTCGGCCACGTCGCGCGCCGGCGACCCCGACTACTTCTTCACCGACGTCCTGCACTCGAGCTCCACGGGCGGCGCCGGGTCGAACTTCTCCGGCTACTCCGCCGCCGACGACCTGATCGAGGAGGCCAGGTACGAGCTCGACCCGCAGCGCCGGCAGGAGCTGTACGAGGAGATCCAGCGCCAGGTGATGGAGGACCTGCCGGTGATCCCGCTCCTCTACCGCGCCTACGTCGCCGCGTGGCGGGAGCCGATCGTGAGCCTGGTGCCAGACAGCACGATCCAGTTCTGGCCCGACACCATCGAGGTCGCCTCGGGTTCGCCGTGA